Proteins encoded by one window of Xylocopa sonorina isolate GNS202 chromosome 16, iyXylSono1_principal, whole genome shotgun sequence:
- the LOC143431042 gene encoding NAD kinase isoform X7 — MDEAELRRTRSLNAPSPIQQFGPCGRIMKNSAMVMTIQDPASQRLTWYKPPLTVLVIKKVRDSSVLPPFVQLVTWLIGEKRMVVFVEASVLEDPALARDPRFQGVRDRLQTFRDGTDDLQDRIDFIVCLGGDGTLLYASLLFQQSVPPVMAFHLGSLGFLTPFEFDNFQEQVTNVLEGHAALTLRSRLRCIIMRKGEESKEAKPPTNLLVLNEVVVDRGPSPYLSNIDLFIDGKHVTSVQGDGLIVSTPTGSTAYAVAAGASMIHPSVPAIMITPICPHSLSFRPIVVPAGVELKIMANSNARSTAYVSFDGRNQQELRVGDSLRVTTSIYPVPSICAADQITDWFDSLAECLHWNVRKKQKHLDELSDLTHSSSNDTLDSLDRDS; from the exons ATGGACGAAGCCGAATTAAG GAGAACGAGAAGTCTGAACGCGCCCAGCCCGATCCAACAGTTTGGGCCATGCGGGCGAATCATGAAGAACTCTGCGATGGTCAT GACCATACAGGATCCAGCCTCCCAGAGGTTGACGTGGTACAAGCCGCCGTTGACTGTCCTGGTGATCAAGAAAGTGCGTGACTCTTCAGTACTGCCGCCGTTCGTTCAGCTGGTTACATGGCTGATAGGG GAGAAACGAATGGTGGTGTTCGTCGAGGCGTCAGTCTTGGAGGACCCAGCCTTGGCTAGGGACCCCAGGTTCCAGGGAGTTCGAGACAGGCTGCAGACCTTCAGAGACGGCACTGATGATCTCCAG GACCGTATCGACTTCATCGTCTGTCTGGGCGGCGATGGGACGCTGCTGTACGCGAGTCTGCTGTTCCAACAGTCAGTACCACCTGTGATGGCCTTCCATCTTGGTTCCTTGGGCTTCCTCACGCCCTTCGAGTTCGACAATTTCCAGGAGCAAGTGACGAACGTGCTGGAAG GTCACGCGGCCTTGACCCTGAGGAGCCGTCTGAGATGCATCATCATGCGAAAGGGGGAGGAGAGCAAGGAAGCGAAGCCGCCAACGAATCTGCTGGTGCTGAACGAGGTCGTGGTGGACCGTGGCCCTTCTCCGTACCTGTCCAACATCGACCTCTTCATCGACGGGAAGCACGTGACCAGCGTGCAGGGCGACGGGCTGATCGTGAGCACGCCAACAGGGTCCACTGCCTACGCAGTCGCTGCTGGTGCCAGCATGATTCATCCGTCGGTGCCAGCGATCATGATCACGCCGATCTGCCCTCACTCTTTGTCCTTCAGGCCGATCGTGGTGCCCGCGGGCGTCGAGCTGAAG ATAATGGCTAACAGCAACGCCCGCAGCACAGCTTACGTCTCCTTCGACGGTCGCAATCAGCAAGAactacgcgtcggcgacag CCTGAGGGTGACCACCTCGATCTATCCAGTGCCCAGCATCTGCGCAGCAGACCAGATCACTGACTGGTTCGACTCACTGGCAGAGTGTCTGCACTGGAACGTACGCAAAAAGCAGAAACACCTGGACGAGCTGAGCGATCTGACTCACTCGTCCAGCAACGACACCCTCGACTCTCTCGATCGCGACAGCTAG
- the LOC143431042 gene encoding NAD kinase isoform X8 — protein MVGTVRTIQDPASQRLTWYKPPLTVLVIKKVRDSSVLPPFVQLVTWLIGEKRMVVFVEASVLEDPALARDPRFQGVRDRLQTFRDGTDDLQDRIDFIVCLGGDGTLLYASLLFQQSVPPVMAFHLGSLGFLTPFEFDNFQEQVTNVLEGHAALTLRSRLRCIIMRKGEESKEAKPPTNLLVLNEVVVDRGPSPYLSNIDLFIDGKHVTSVQGDGLIVSTPTGSTAYAVAAGASMIHPSVPAIMITPICPHSLSFRPIVVPAGVELKIMANSNARSTAYVSFDGRNQQELRVGDSLRVTTSIYPVPSICAADQITDWFDSLAECLHWNVRKKQKHLDELSDLTHSSSNDTLDSLDRDS, from the exons ATGGTTGGGACCGTCAG GACCATACAGGATCCAGCCTCCCAGAGGTTGACGTGGTACAAGCCGCCGTTGACTGTCCTGGTGATCAAGAAAGTGCGTGACTCTTCAGTACTGCCGCCGTTCGTTCAGCTGGTTACATGGCTGATAGGG GAGAAACGAATGGTGGTGTTCGTCGAGGCGTCAGTCTTGGAGGACCCAGCCTTGGCTAGGGACCCCAGGTTCCAGGGAGTTCGAGACAGGCTGCAGACCTTCAGAGACGGCACTGATGATCTCCAG GACCGTATCGACTTCATCGTCTGTCTGGGCGGCGATGGGACGCTGCTGTACGCGAGTCTGCTGTTCCAACAGTCAGTACCACCTGTGATGGCCTTCCATCTTGGTTCCTTGGGCTTCCTCACGCCCTTCGAGTTCGACAATTTCCAGGAGCAAGTGACGAACGTGCTGGAAG GTCACGCGGCCTTGACCCTGAGGAGCCGTCTGAGATGCATCATCATGCGAAAGGGGGAGGAGAGCAAGGAAGCGAAGCCGCCAACGAATCTGCTGGTGCTGAACGAGGTCGTGGTGGACCGTGGCCCTTCTCCGTACCTGTCCAACATCGACCTCTTCATCGACGGGAAGCACGTGACCAGCGTGCAGGGCGACGGGCTGATCGTGAGCACGCCAACAGGGTCCACTGCCTACGCAGTCGCTGCTGGTGCCAGCATGATTCATCCGTCGGTGCCAGCGATCATGATCACGCCGATCTGCCCTCACTCTTTGTCCTTCAGGCCGATCGTGGTGCCCGCGGGCGTCGAGCTGAAG ATAATGGCTAACAGCAACGCCCGCAGCACAGCTTACGTCTCCTTCGACGGTCGCAATCAGCAAGAactacgcgtcggcgacag CCTGAGGGTGACCACCTCGATCTATCCAGTGCCCAGCATCTGCGCAGCAGACCAGATCACTGACTGGTTCGACTCACTGGCAGAGTGTCTGCACTGGAACGTACGCAAAAAGCAGAAACACCTGGACGAGCTGAGCGATCTGACTCACTCGTCCAGCAACGACACCCTCGACTCTCTCGATCGCGACAGCTAG
- the LOC143431042 gene encoding NAD kinase isoform X2, with the protein MVGEKARCRSVSEMLDWRCVAANKASVSVDDAFVDAPFLEDYDKDSEMRRRKRSGTWPRTRSLNAPSPIQQFGPCGRIMKNSAMVMTIQDPASQRLTWYKPPLTVLVIKKVRDSSVLPPFVQLVTWLIGEKRMVVFVEASVLEDPALARDPRFQGVRDRLQTFRDGTDDLQDRIDFIVCLGGDGTLLYASLLFQQSVPPVMAFHLGSLGFLTPFEFDNFQEQVTNVLEGHAALTLRSRLRCIIMRKGEESKEAKPPTNLLVLNEVVVDRGPSPYLSNIDLFIDGKHVTSVQGDGLIVSTPTGSTAYAVAAGASMIHPSVPAIMITPICPHSLSFRPIVVPAGVELKISVSPDSRNTSWVSFDGRNRQELFHGDSLRVTTSIYPVPSICAADQITDWFDSLAECLHWNVRKKQKHLDELSDLTHSSSNDTLDSLDRDS; encoded by the exons ATGGTGGGCGAGAAAGCGAGATGCAGAAGCGTGAGCGAAATGCTCGACTGGCGATGCGTCGCTGCGAACAAAGCCAGCGTCAGCGTGGACGACGCGTTCGTAGACGCGCCCTTCCTCGAGGACTACGACAAGGACTCGGAAATGCGGCGACGGAAGCGCTCTGGCACTTGGCC GAGAACGAGAAGTCTGAACGCGCCCAGCCCGATCCAACAGTTTGGGCCATGCGGGCGAATCATGAAGAACTCTGCGATGGTCAT GACCATACAGGATCCAGCCTCCCAGAGGTTGACGTGGTACAAGCCGCCGTTGACTGTCCTGGTGATCAAGAAAGTGCGTGACTCTTCAGTACTGCCGCCGTTCGTTCAGCTGGTTACATGGCTGATAGGG GAGAAACGAATGGTGGTGTTCGTCGAGGCGTCAGTCTTGGAGGACCCAGCCTTGGCTAGGGACCCCAGGTTCCAGGGAGTTCGAGACAGGCTGCAGACCTTCAGAGACGGCACTGATGATCTCCAG GACCGTATCGACTTCATCGTCTGTCTGGGCGGCGATGGGACGCTGCTGTACGCGAGTCTGCTGTTCCAACAGTCAGTACCACCTGTGATGGCCTTCCATCTTGGTTCCTTGGGCTTCCTCACGCCCTTCGAGTTCGACAATTTCCAGGAGCAAGTGACGAACGTGCTGGAAG GTCACGCGGCCTTGACCCTGAGGAGCCGTCTGAGATGCATCATCATGCGAAAGGGGGAGGAGAGCAAGGAAGCGAAGCCGCCAACGAATCTGCTGGTGCTGAACGAGGTCGTGGTGGACCGTGGCCCTTCTCCGTACCTGTCCAACATCGACCTCTTCATCGACGGGAAGCACGTGACCAGCGTGCAGGGCGACGGGCTGATCGTGAGCACGCCAACAGGGTCCACTGCCTACGCAGTCGCTGCTGGTGCCAGCATGATTCATCCGTCGGTGCCAGCGATCATGATCACGCCGATCTGCCCTCACTCTTTGTCCTTCAGGCCGATCGTGGTGCCCGCGGGCGTCGAGCTGAAG ATCTCGGTTTCGCCGGACAGCAGGAATACCTCGTGGGTGTCCTTCGATGGTAGAAACAGACAGGAACTGTTCCACGGCGACAG CCTGAGGGTGACCACCTCGATCTATCCAGTGCCCAGCATCTGCGCAGCAGACCAGATCACTGACTGGTTCGACTCACTGGCAGAGTGTCTGCACTGGAACGTACGCAAAAAGCAGAAACACCTGGACGAGCTGAGCGATCTGACTCACTCGTCCAGCAACGACACCCTCGACTCTCTCGATCGCGACAGCTAG
- the LOC143431042 gene encoding NAD kinase isoform X4: MQRGGSFLHRAVLLKRNSSVNKIIRRTRSLNAPSPIQQFGPCGRIMKNSAMVMTIQDPASQRLTWYKPPLTVLVIKKVRDSSVLPPFVQLVTWLIGEKRMVVFVEASVLEDPALARDPRFQGVRDRLQTFRDGTDDLQDRIDFIVCLGGDGTLLYASLLFQQSVPPVMAFHLGSLGFLTPFEFDNFQEQVTNVLEGHAALTLRSRLRCIIMRKGEESKEAKPPTNLLVLNEVVVDRGPSPYLSNIDLFIDGKHVTSVQGDGLIVSTPTGSTAYAVAAGASMIHPSVPAIMITPICPHSLSFRPIVVPAGVELKIMANSNARSTAYVSFDGRNQQELRVGDSLRVTTSIYPVPSICAADQITDWFDSLAECLHWNVRKKQKHLDELSDLTHSSSNDTLDSLDRDS; encoded by the exons GAGAACGAGAAGTCTGAACGCGCCCAGCCCGATCCAACAGTTTGGGCCATGCGGGCGAATCATGAAGAACTCTGCGATGGTCAT GACCATACAGGATCCAGCCTCCCAGAGGTTGACGTGGTACAAGCCGCCGTTGACTGTCCTGGTGATCAAGAAAGTGCGTGACTCTTCAGTACTGCCGCCGTTCGTTCAGCTGGTTACATGGCTGATAGGG GAGAAACGAATGGTGGTGTTCGTCGAGGCGTCAGTCTTGGAGGACCCAGCCTTGGCTAGGGACCCCAGGTTCCAGGGAGTTCGAGACAGGCTGCAGACCTTCAGAGACGGCACTGATGATCTCCAG GACCGTATCGACTTCATCGTCTGTCTGGGCGGCGATGGGACGCTGCTGTACGCGAGTCTGCTGTTCCAACAGTCAGTACCACCTGTGATGGCCTTCCATCTTGGTTCCTTGGGCTTCCTCACGCCCTTCGAGTTCGACAATTTCCAGGAGCAAGTGACGAACGTGCTGGAAG GTCACGCGGCCTTGACCCTGAGGAGCCGTCTGAGATGCATCATCATGCGAAAGGGGGAGGAGAGCAAGGAAGCGAAGCCGCCAACGAATCTGCTGGTGCTGAACGAGGTCGTGGTGGACCGTGGCCCTTCTCCGTACCTGTCCAACATCGACCTCTTCATCGACGGGAAGCACGTGACCAGCGTGCAGGGCGACGGGCTGATCGTGAGCACGCCAACAGGGTCCACTGCCTACGCAGTCGCTGCTGGTGCCAGCATGATTCATCCGTCGGTGCCAGCGATCATGATCACGCCGATCTGCCCTCACTCTTTGTCCTTCAGGCCGATCGTGGTGCCCGCGGGCGTCGAGCTGAAG ATAATGGCTAACAGCAACGCCCGCAGCACAGCTTACGTCTCCTTCGACGGTCGCAATCAGCAAGAactacgcgtcggcgacag CCTGAGGGTGACCACCTCGATCTATCCAGTGCCCAGCATCTGCGCAGCAGACCAGATCACTGACTGGTTCGACTCACTGGCAGAGTGTCTGCACTGGAACGTACGCAAAAAGCAGAAACACCTGGACGAGCTGAGCGATCTGACTCACTCGTCCAGCAACGACACCCTCGACTCTCTCGATCGCGACAGCTAG
- the LOC143431042 gene encoding NAD kinase isoform X6 — protein sequence MQDKQQTFRRTRSLNAPSPIQQFGPCGRIMKNSAMVMTIQDPASQRLTWYKPPLTVLVIKKVRDSSVLPPFVQLVTWLIGEKRMVVFVEASVLEDPALARDPRFQGVRDRLQTFRDGTDDLQDRIDFIVCLGGDGTLLYASLLFQQSVPPVMAFHLGSLGFLTPFEFDNFQEQVTNVLEGHAALTLRSRLRCIIMRKGEESKEAKPPTNLLVLNEVVVDRGPSPYLSNIDLFIDGKHVTSVQGDGLIVSTPTGSTAYAVAAGASMIHPSVPAIMITPICPHSLSFRPIVVPAGVELKIMANSNARSTAYVSFDGRNQQELRVGDSLRVTTSIYPVPSICAADQITDWFDSLAECLHWNVRKKQKHLDELSDLTHSSSNDTLDSLDRDS from the exons GAGAACGAGAAGTCTGAACGCGCCCAGCCCGATCCAACAGTTTGGGCCATGCGGGCGAATCATGAAGAACTCTGCGATGGTCAT GACCATACAGGATCCAGCCTCCCAGAGGTTGACGTGGTACAAGCCGCCGTTGACTGTCCTGGTGATCAAGAAAGTGCGTGACTCTTCAGTACTGCCGCCGTTCGTTCAGCTGGTTACATGGCTGATAGGG GAGAAACGAATGGTGGTGTTCGTCGAGGCGTCAGTCTTGGAGGACCCAGCCTTGGCTAGGGACCCCAGGTTCCAGGGAGTTCGAGACAGGCTGCAGACCTTCAGAGACGGCACTGATGATCTCCAG GACCGTATCGACTTCATCGTCTGTCTGGGCGGCGATGGGACGCTGCTGTACGCGAGTCTGCTGTTCCAACAGTCAGTACCACCTGTGATGGCCTTCCATCTTGGTTCCTTGGGCTTCCTCACGCCCTTCGAGTTCGACAATTTCCAGGAGCAAGTGACGAACGTGCTGGAAG GTCACGCGGCCTTGACCCTGAGGAGCCGTCTGAGATGCATCATCATGCGAAAGGGGGAGGAGAGCAAGGAAGCGAAGCCGCCAACGAATCTGCTGGTGCTGAACGAGGTCGTGGTGGACCGTGGCCCTTCTCCGTACCTGTCCAACATCGACCTCTTCATCGACGGGAAGCACGTGACCAGCGTGCAGGGCGACGGGCTGATCGTGAGCACGCCAACAGGGTCCACTGCCTACGCAGTCGCTGCTGGTGCCAGCATGATTCATCCGTCGGTGCCAGCGATCATGATCACGCCGATCTGCCCTCACTCTTTGTCCTTCAGGCCGATCGTGGTGCCCGCGGGCGTCGAGCTGAAG ATAATGGCTAACAGCAACGCCCGCAGCACAGCTTACGTCTCCTTCGACGGTCGCAATCAGCAAGAactacgcgtcggcgacag CCTGAGGGTGACCACCTCGATCTATCCAGTGCCCAGCATCTGCGCAGCAGACCAGATCACTGACTGGTTCGACTCACTGGCAGAGTGTCTGCACTGGAACGTACGCAAAAAGCAGAAACACCTGGACGAGCTGAGCGATCTGACTCACTCGTCCAGCAACGACACCCTCGACTCTCTCGATCGCGACAGCTAG
- the LOC143431042 gene encoding NAD kinase isoform X5, with amino-acid sequence MDAFGNGSIASQMQYISQNRVLRRTRSLNAPSPIQQFGPCGRIMKNSAMVMTIQDPASQRLTWYKPPLTVLVIKKVRDSSVLPPFVQLVTWLIGEKRMVVFVEASVLEDPALARDPRFQGVRDRLQTFRDGTDDLQDRIDFIVCLGGDGTLLYASLLFQQSVPPVMAFHLGSLGFLTPFEFDNFQEQVTNVLEGHAALTLRSRLRCIIMRKGEESKEAKPPTNLLVLNEVVVDRGPSPYLSNIDLFIDGKHVTSVQGDGLIVSTPTGSTAYAVAAGASMIHPSVPAIMITPICPHSLSFRPIVVPAGVELKIMANSNARSTAYVSFDGRNQQELRVGDSLRVTTSIYPVPSICAADQITDWFDSLAECLHWNVRKKQKHLDELSDLTHSSSNDTLDSLDRDS; translated from the exons ATGGACGCCTTTGGGAACGGATCGATCGCCTCGCAGATGCAGTACATTTCGCAGAACAGAGTCCTCAG GAGAACGAGAAGTCTGAACGCGCCCAGCCCGATCCAACAGTTTGGGCCATGCGGGCGAATCATGAAGAACTCTGCGATGGTCAT GACCATACAGGATCCAGCCTCCCAGAGGTTGACGTGGTACAAGCCGCCGTTGACTGTCCTGGTGATCAAGAAAGTGCGTGACTCTTCAGTACTGCCGCCGTTCGTTCAGCTGGTTACATGGCTGATAGGG GAGAAACGAATGGTGGTGTTCGTCGAGGCGTCAGTCTTGGAGGACCCAGCCTTGGCTAGGGACCCCAGGTTCCAGGGAGTTCGAGACAGGCTGCAGACCTTCAGAGACGGCACTGATGATCTCCAG GACCGTATCGACTTCATCGTCTGTCTGGGCGGCGATGGGACGCTGCTGTACGCGAGTCTGCTGTTCCAACAGTCAGTACCACCTGTGATGGCCTTCCATCTTGGTTCCTTGGGCTTCCTCACGCCCTTCGAGTTCGACAATTTCCAGGAGCAAGTGACGAACGTGCTGGAAG GTCACGCGGCCTTGACCCTGAGGAGCCGTCTGAGATGCATCATCATGCGAAAGGGGGAGGAGAGCAAGGAAGCGAAGCCGCCAACGAATCTGCTGGTGCTGAACGAGGTCGTGGTGGACCGTGGCCCTTCTCCGTACCTGTCCAACATCGACCTCTTCATCGACGGGAAGCACGTGACCAGCGTGCAGGGCGACGGGCTGATCGTGAGCACGCCAACAGGGTCCACTGCCTACGCAGTCGCTGCTGGTGCCAGCATGATTCATCCGTCGGTGCCAGCGATCATGATCACGCCGATCTGCCCTCACTCTTTGTCCTTCAGGCCGATCGTGGTGCCCGCGGGCGTCGAGCTGAAG ATAATGGCTAACAGCAACGCCCGCAGCACAGCTTACGTCTCCTTCGACGGTCGCAATCAGCAAGAactacgcgtcggcgacag CCTGAGGGTGACCACCTCGATCTATCCAGTGCCCAGCATCTGCGCAGCAGACCAGATCACTGACTGGTTCGACTCACTGGCAGAGTGTCTGCACTGGAACGTACGCAAAAAGCAGAAACACCTGGACGAGCTGAGCGATCTGACTCACTCGTCCAGCAACGACACCCTCGACTCTCTCGATCGCGACAGCTAG
- the LOC143431042 gene encoding NAD kinase isoform X3 yields MQDKQQTFSDARCELTVDYVEMVEPRRRTRSLNAPSPIQQFGPCGRIMKNSAMVMTIQDPASQRLTWYKPPLTVLVIKKVRDSSVLPPFVQLVTWLIGEKRMVVFVEASVLEDPALARDPRFQGVRDRLQTFRDGTDDLQDRIDFIVCLGGDGTLLYASLLFQQSVPPVMAFHLGSLGFLTPFEFDNFQEQVTNVLEGHAALTLRSRLRCIIMRKGEESKEAKPPTNLLVLNEVVVDRGPSPYLSNIDLFIDGKHVTSVQGDGLIVSTPTGSTAYAVAAGASMIHPSVPAIMITPICPHSLSFRPIVVPAGVELKISVSPDSRNTSWVSFDGRNRQELFHGDSLRVTTSIYPVPSICAADQITDWFDSLAECLHWNVRKKQKHLDELSDLTHSSSNDTLDSLDRDS; encoded by the exons GAGAACGAGAAGTCTGAACGCGCCCAGCCCGATCCAACAGTTTGGGCCATGCGGGCGAATCATGAAGAACTCTGCGATGGTCAT GACCATACAGGATCCAGCCTCCCAGAGGTTGACGTGGTACAAGCCGCCGTTGACTGTCCTGGTGATCAAGAAAGTGCGTGACTCTTCAGTACTGCCGCCGTTCGTTCAGCTGGTTACATGGCTGATAGGG GAGAAACGAATGGTGGTGTTCGTCGAGGCGTCAGTCTTGGAGGACCCAGCCTTGGCTAGGGACCCCAGGTTCCAGGGAGTTCGAGACAGGCTGCAGACCTTCAGAGACGGCACTGATGATCTCCAG GACCGTATCGACTTCATCGTCTGTCTGGGCGGCGATGGGACGCTGCTGTACGCGAGTCTGCTGTTCCAACAGTCAGTACCACCTGTGATGGCCTTCCATCTTGGTTCCTTGGGCTTCCTCACGCCCTTCGAGTTCGACAATTTCCAGGAGCAAGTGACGAACGTGCTGGAAG GTCACGCGGCCTTGACCCTGAGGAGCCGTCTGAGATGCATCATCATGCGAAAGGGGGAGGAGAGCAAGGAAGCGAAGCCGCCAACGAATCTGCTGGTGCTGAACGAGGTCGTGGTGGACCGTGGCCCTTCTCCGTACCTGTCCAACATCGACCTCTTCATCGACGGGAAGCACGTGACCAGCGTGCAGGGCGACGGGCTGATCGTGAGCACGCCAACAGGGTCCACTGCCTACGCAGTCGCTGCTGGTGCCAGCATGATTCATCCGTCGGTGCCAGCGATCATGATCACGCCGATCTGCCCTCACTCTTTGTCCTTCAGGCCGATCGTGGTGCCCGCGGGCGTCGAGCTGAAG ATCTCGGTTTCGCCGGACAGCAGGAATACCTCGTGGGTGTCCTTCGATGGTAGAAACAGACAGGAACTGTTCCACGGCGACAG CCTGAGGGTGACCACCTCGATCTATCCAGTGCCCAGCATCTGCGCAGCAGACCAGATCACTGACTGGTTCGACTCACTGGCAGAGTGTCTGCACTGGAACGTACGCAAAAAGCAGAAACACCTGGACGAGCTGAGCGATCTGACTCACTCGTCCAGCAACGACACCCTCGACTCTCTCGATCGCGACAGCTAG
- the LOC143431042 gene encoding NAD kinase isoform X1: protein MVGEKARCRSVSEMLDWRCVAANKASVSVDDAFVDAPFLEDYDKDSEMRRRKRSGTWPRTRSLNAPSPIQQFGPCGRIMKNSAMVMTIQDPASQRLTWYKPPLTVLVIKKVRDSSVLPPFVQLVTWLIGEKRMVVFVEASVLEDPALARDPRFQGVRDRLQTFRDGTDDLQDRIDFIVCLGGDGTLLYASLLFQQSVPPVMAFHLGSLGFLTPFEFDNFQEQVTNVLEGHAALTLRSRLRCIIMRKGEESKEAKPPTNLLVLNEVVVDRGPSPYLSNIDLFIDGKHVTSVQGDGLIVSTPTGSTAYAVAAGASMIHPSVPAIMITPICPHSLSFRPIVVPAGVELKIMANSNARSTAYVSFDGRNQQELRVGDSLRVTTSIYPVPSICAADQITDWFDSLAECLHWNVRKKQKHLDELSDLTHSSSNDTLDSLDRDS from the exons ATGGTGGGCGAGAAAGCGAGATGCAGAAGCGTGAGCGAAATGCTCGACTGGCGATGCGTCGCTGCGAACAAAGCCAGCGTCAGCGTGGACGACGCGTTCGTAGACGCGCCCTTCCTCGAGGACTACGACAAGGACTCGGAAATGCGGCGACGGAAGCGCTCTGGCACTTGGCC GAGAACGAGAAGTCTGAACGCGCCCAGCCCGATCCAACAGTTTGGGCCATGCGGGCGAATCATGAAGAACTCTGCGATGGTCAT GACCATACAGGATCCAGCCTCCCAGAGGTTGACGTGGTACAAGCCGCCGTTGACTGTCCTGGTGATCAAGAAAGTGCGTGACTCTTCAGTACTGCCGCCGTTCGTTCAGCTGGTTACATGGCTGATAGGG GAGAAACGAATGGTGGTGTTCGTCGAGGCGTCAGTCTTGGAGGACCCAGCCTTGGCTAGGGACCCCAGGTTCCAGGGAGTTCGAGACAGGCTGCAGACCTTCAGAGACGGCACTGATGATCTCCAG GACCGTATCGACTTCATCGTCTGTCTGGGCGGCGATGGGACGCTGCTGTACGCGAGTCTGCTGTTCCAACAGTCAGTACCACCTGTGATGGCCTTCCATCTTGGTTCCTTGGGCTTCCTCACGCCCTTCGAGTTCGACAATTTCCAGGAGCAAGTGACGAACGTGCTGGAAG GTCACGCGGCCTTGACCCTGAGGAGCCGTCTGAGATGCATCATCATGCGAAAGGGGGAGGAGAGCAAGGAAGCGAAGCCGCCAACGAATCTGCTGGTGCTGAACGAGGTCGTGGTGGACCGTGGCCCTTCTCCGTACCTGTCCAACATCGACCTCTTCATCGACGGGAAGCACGTGACCAGCGTGCAGGGCGACGGGCTGATCGTGAGCACGCCAACAGGGTCCACTGCCTACGCAGTCGCTGCTGGTGCCAGCATGATTCATCCGTCGGTGCCAGCGATCATGATCACGCCGATCTGCCCTCACTCTTTGTCCTTCAGGCCGATCGTGGTGCCCGCGGGCGTCGAGCTGAAG ATAATGGCTAACAGCAACGCCCGCAGCACAGCTTACGTCTCCTTCGACGGTCGCAATCAGCAAGAactacgcgtcggcgacag CCTGAGGGTGACCACCTCGATCTATCCAGTGCCCAGCATCTGCGCAGCAGACCAGATCACTGACTGGTTCGACTCACTGGCAGAGTGTCTGCACTGGAACGTACGCAAAAAGCAGAAACACCTGGACGAGCTGAGCGATCTGACTCACTCGTCCAGCAACGACACCCTCGACTCTCTCGATCGCGACAGCTAG